The following coding sequences are from one Epinephelus fuscoguttatus linkage group LG7, E.fuscoguttatus.final_Chr_v1 window:
- the LOC125891183 gene encoding troponin C, skeletal muscle-like, whose translation MPTDAQSDARSFLTEEMIAEFKAAFDMFDTDGGGDISTKELGTVMRMLGQNPSREELDAIIEEVDEDGSGTIDFEEFLVMMVQQLKEDQAGKSEEELSECFRIFDKNGDGFVDREEFGDILHQTGESVAEEDIDEMFGEADTNKDGKIDFDEFLKMMENVQ comes from the exons ATG CCCACTGACGCCCAAAGCGATGCCCGCTCCTTCTTGACGGAGGAGATGATTGCAG AGTTCAAGGCCGCCTTTGACATGTTCGACACTGATGGTGGCGGTGACATCAGCACCAAGGAGTTGGGTACCGTGATGAGGATGCTGGGACAGAACCCATCAAGGGAGGAGCTGGATGCCATCATTGAGGAGGTCGATGAGGATG GCAGCGGTACCATTGACTTCGAGGAGTTCTTGGTCATGATGGTGCAGCAGTTAAAGGAGGACCAGGCTGGAAAGAGTGAAGAAGAACTTTCAGAATGCTTCCGTATTTTTGACAA GAACGGAGATGGTTTTGTTGATCGGGAGGAGTTTGGTGATATCCTCCATCAGACTGGAGAAAGTGTGGCAGAGGAAGACATTGATGAGATGTTCGGTgaagcagacacaaacaaagaTGGAAAGATTGATTTTGATG